Within the Clostridium scatologenes genome, the region TGGACCATTGCTTATGTGGAGTTCAATTGCTTTTTCTTTAATTATTCTTTATTTGTATATACAACAGCAAATGATACATATTGATCATTTAACTGGGGCATGGACACGTGACAAATTTTATAATTATTTAAACTATAGAATTAAGCAAAAAAAACCGAAAAATTTTTCAATAGCATTTATAGATCTCAACGATTTCAAAAAGATAAATGATACTTTTGGACATAATGAAGGAGATAATGCTTTAATAAATGTAGTTCATATAATTAAGGATATATTGAAGAGAGAAGATTTTATTACTAGATATGGTGGAGATGAATTTGTTCTATTTCTTAATGCGGATAGTGAACAACAAGTAGAAGAAACAATTAATAAAGTTTATGATTCCTTAGCTGAGTATAATGAAAATTCAAGGTTGAAATATAAACTGAATTTAAGTTGTGGGTATGAACTTTATGACTTTAATAAACATATGACTGCTGATGAGTATATTAGTCATGTAGATAAACTTATGTATAGAGATAAAAAAATCAAAAAGTTGAAGAATAAAGTATCAATTTGATATAAATGTAAGATAGTTTATTATTTTTAATACTTATATTTTAAATAGATATTTCCAAATACAAATTGTATAATATTCATAGGGAATGAAATGTGAAAGTATAATATTTTTACAAGTGTTTTGGACTGAATTTTGACATTATAAGTTAGGAGGATACAAAAGTGAGAGAAATTATAAAATTAAATCCTATTTTTAAAGAAAGAGTGTGGGGAGGTACGAGGCTCAAAGAATACTTTGGATATGATATACCAACAGATCAAACAGGAGAATGTTGGGCTATTTCAGGCCATAAAAATGGTGATTGTACTATAAAAAGCGGTGAGTTTAAAGGAAAGACTTTATCATGGATATATGAAAATCATAGAGAGTATTTTGGTGGTATTAAGGACAAGGAATTTCCTCTTTTAGTAAAGTTAATAGATGCGTCTAATGATTTATCAATACAGGTACATCCAGATGATGAATATGCAAATTCCAAGGAAAATGGAGAGATGGGAAAAACGGAAGCATGGTATGTTATAGATTGTAATGAAGATACTTTATTAGAATATGGACATAATGCAAAAACAAAAGAACAGTTAATTGAGTATGTTCACAATGGTAAATGGAAAGAATTACTAAACTTTCACAAAATAAAAAGTGGAGATTTTTTCTATATACCTTCAGGCACAGTTCATGCAATATGTAAGAATACATTGATATATGAAATACAACAATCTTCAGATGTAACTTATCGTGTTTATGATTATGATAGAGTGGACAAGAAGACTGGTGAAAAGAGACAGCTTCATGTAGAAAAAGCTATAGATGTAATAAAAGTACCTGATGAATATAAGGACAGTATAGTTCCACTAATTGAAGAAAAGAGCGGGTATATAAAAACTGAATATGTAAATTCAAAATATTTTAAAACTGTAAAAGTTCAAGTAGATGAAAGTGCACATTTGGAATATAAAAGCTCCTTTTCATTAGTTACTGTATTAGATGGAAGTGGATCTTTAGATAATGAAAAGATAGAAAAGGGTGATAATTTTATATTGCCATTTGGTTATGATAATTTTGATATTAGTGGAAAAGTAACATTTATTATTTCAAGTATGTAAATATAATTACTAAGTATTCAATTATAGCATATATAAAATAATAAGCTTAATGCTACACAACTTTTTAATAGGATAGATATGACAGATGACAGAAAAGGATGAATTTCTTTAATATACTACAAAAAACCTTTAACTAGATTTTTGATAACCTATTTTGGTAAAGGGAAACATTGCTGGCTAATATAAATTTAAAGATTATTTTGCATTAGTAAAATAATCTTTAAATTTATATTAGTTTTTTTGTGTAAGTAGAAAAACTCACATCAATTATCGTCTGAAAAATTATGTCGTATTGTGCTCATTATTCAAATTTTAAATAGATATTTGTAAGTATAAGTTATATAAT harbors:
- the manA gene encoding mannose-6-phosphate isomerase, class I, translated to MREIIKLNPIFKERVWGGTRLKEYFGYDIPTDQTGECWAISGHKNGDCTIKSGEFKGKTLSWIYENHREYFGGIKDKEFPLLVKLIDASNDLSIQVHPDDEYANSKENGEMGKTEAWYVIDCNEDTLLEYGHNAKTKEQLIEYVHNGKWKELLNFHKIKSGDFFYIPSGTVHAICKNTLIYEIQQSSDVTYRVYDYDRVDKKTGEKRQLHVEKAIDVIKVPDEYKDSIVPLIEEKSGYIKTEYVNSKYFKTVKVQVDESAHLEYKSSFSLVTVLDGSGSLDNEKIEKGDNFILPFGYDNFDISGKVTFIISSM